Proteins encoded together in one Passer domesticus isolate bPasDom1 chromosome 6, bPasDom1.hap1, whole genome shotgun sequence window:
- the PAX9 gene encoding paired box protein Pax-9, whose translation MEPAFGEVNQLGGVFVNGRPLPNAIRLRIVELAQLGIRPCDISRQLRVSHGCVSKILARYNETGSILPGAIGGSKPRVTTPTVVKHIRTYKQRDPGIFAWEIRDRLLADGVCDKYNVPSVSSISRILRNKIGNLSQQSHYESYKQHQPPPQPALSYNHIYPYPSPIAAAGAKVSTPPGVPAIPSTMAMPRTWPSSHSVTDILGIRSITDQAVNDTSPYPSPKVEEWSSLGRNSFHPPTQHAVNGLEKSSLEQEAKYSQVIWMAPNSNPICETCLLLATCFHGQNTVPCPPTHMASGHSTRMKLIKKVREAPNGLPAVSSFVSAPAMPAYATPAQVSPYMTYSATPSSYMASHGWQHAGGTPLSPHSCDIPASLAFKGMQTAREGSHSVTASAL comes from the exons ATGG AACCTGCCTTCGGGGAAGTGAACCAGCTCGGGGGGGTGTTTGTCAACGGGAGACCCCTGCCCAATGCCATCCGGCTGCGGATTGTGGAACTGGCGCAACTGGGTATCAGGCCGTGTGACATCAGCCGGCAGCTCCGCGTTTCCCACGGCTGTGTCAGCAAAATCCTGGCTCGCTACAACGAGACCGGCTCCATCCTACCGGGGGCTATCGGCGGCAGCAAGCCTCGGGTCACCACTCCCACGGTGGTAAAACATATCCGGACCTACAAACAAAGGGACCCGGGCATCTTCGCCTGGGAGATCCGGGATCGCCTGCTGGCCGATGGCGTGTGTGACAAGTACAACGTGCCGTCGGTCAGCTCCATCAGCCGCATCCTCCGCAACAAAATCGGAAACCTGTCTCAGCAGAGTCACTACGAGTCTTACAAGCAGCACCAGCCGCccccacagcctgctctgtcCTACAACCACATCTACCCCTACCCCAGCCCCATcgctgctgcaggagccaagGTGTCCACCCCTCCCGGGGTGCCCGCGATCCCCAGCACCATGGCCATGCCCAGGACGTGGCCGTCCTCTCACTCGGTGACGGACATCCTGGGGATCCGCTCCATCACAGACCAAG CAGTGAATGACACTTCGCCTTACCCCAGCCCCAAGGTGGAGGAATGGAGCAGCTTGGGCCGGAACAGCTTCCACCCGCCGACCCAGCACGCCGTGAACGGGCTGGAGAAGAGCTCCCTTGAGCAGGAGGCCAAGTACAGCCAG GTGATCTGGATGGCACCCAATTCGAACCCCATTTGTGAGACCTGCCTCTTACTGGCCACCTGCTTCCACGGCCAAAACACAGTGCCCTGTCCACCAACCCACATGGCTTCAGGGCACTCCACCCGGATGAAACTAATAAAGAAAGTCAGAGAG GCACCCAATGGCCTCCCAGCCGTCAGCAGTTTCGTGTCCGCACCAGCCATGCCCGCCTACGCCACACCGGCCCAAGTGTCACCTTACATGACGTACAGCGCCACTCCATCCAGCTACATGGCGAGCCACGGCTGGCAGCACGCCGGGGgcaccccgctgtcccctcacaGCTGCGACATCCCCGCCTCGCTGGCGTTCAAGGGCATGCAGACTGCCAGGGAGGGCAGCCACTCTGTCACGGCCTCTGCTCTCTGA